The nucleotide sequence AAATTCCCACATCTAATATCTAGAAGAACTCCCGTGGACCGACACGTGACTGTCTCAAAAAAGGaccaagtaaaaaaaaaaaaagttcaaaagggCGACTCCAAGCACCTAATATTAGTCATGTATACGCAACACAAGTCTTGTATTATATTCAAACTTGCGATGTTCACTGAAGTTGAGAAGCACATTATGACCTTGTAGAAATTTTGTGAAAGGAATACAACCACTGCAAACTTTCAAAGCAATACTTTCATAACCAAAAATTAGATTACATCTGTGTTACGCCACATACTATATGAGAAAGCTGAGAGGTGACTAAGAAAAATCAGTCCTCCTAACCCAGTTATTCGACTTCTTCATCCTCCTCCGCCTCAGAAAAAGCTGAAATCCTTGTGCCAGAAGACTTCAAATTCTCATTTTAAGTAATCCTGCATTTTGTCCCGAAACTATTGCACCTTATATCTCTAATGTCTATAAATATCTTGCATCTTCATGAAAAAATCTGAATTGTATTTGTCTTAATTGTCTAGTCGAGCAACTTATGTAATAGAAATTTTAATAACCTTATTCTGCCCATATATGTTCATTGAAATTTCCTGAAGCACAATAAGCTTCTTAAGTGTTGGGCGCAGTTGTTCCATTCCGTTTGTTTGAACAAGTCATAGAAAGTAAACTGTTTTAATCAAACATTTTTCCTGTTTTTCAACATTAAATGCTTGTTGTAGGAGTATCCAGATGCAACAAAGCAATTTGAATCTTTTTTGAGCCGTGTTAAAAGTAAAGATATTGATCTGAATGATGGAGAAGAGACTGATAATGTTGCAGAAACTATAGATGAGGAAGATTTTCATGATTCAGATTATCACCTTTCTGACGAAGACGATGACTTTCAGGAGGTTATAATTGTAaacaaaaatgtgaaaaagaggGGACGACCAAAAATTCCACCAGGCTCTATCAATGTACCGTCCAGTTCTACAATTGTAGCACCACACGTTGTTGATACTGAATCTGATTATGTAGATTCAAATGAACTGTCGgaggaggttgagtctgataaaAATGAAGATATGGTCCAGGAAAAGGTTACCTTCGAAGAGTATAATGAAGCTAAACACTAAGATAAGCCGATATTAGAACTAGGGATGACATTTGGAAGTTTTGAAGAATTTAAACAAGCTTGTATGGAGTGGGACATCAAAAATAGAAGACAATTAAGTTTTATCCCAATGATACAGAGAGGATGGTATGCATTTGTAAGCGAGATGACTGTCCATTTAGGATTTATGCTAGTAAATTGAGTCAAGATAATTCTATTGTGCAGATTAAGTCTATCAATTTGACTCATAATGGTGGCATGGTGTTTGATAATCCCCACATGACACCAAAATATATTGCTAAAAGGTATTTGGAATTTTTTAAAGCTGATCCAGATTGGAGTATAAATGGAATCATAGCTATGGTCAAACAAGACTTAAGTTATACGATATCATATAAAAAGGCATGGAAAGCCAGAGATCAAGCTCTAAAATGGATAGTTGGAGATGAGAGCCTCCAGTACGGTAAGCTTCTATCATATAGAGCAGAGTTGTTGAATTCTAATCCTAGATCAACTGTTGTAATTTGGAGAGATGATGAAAAATTTCAGGGTTTTTATGTGTGTTTTGGCGGGCTGAAAGTAGCATTTAAGTCAGGGTGCAGACCTTTTGTTAGTCTAGATGGATGCTGGTTAAAAGAAAACTTTGGAGGAAATTTATTGTCAGCAGTGGCTATAGACCCGAATGATTGTATTTTTCCTATTGCCTATGCTGTCATAGCTCAAAATGAAAGTAAAGAAACTTGGAGTTGGTTCTTGGAGATTCTTGGAGAGGATCTTGAAATAAGGTACAACCATCACATAACATTTATGTCAGACAGGCAAAAGGTGAATGATTTTACAgttaatatttgtttttaatcTACTTTTACATTGTCaactattttaactttttaaaataattatatgcaGGGCTTAATTGATGCAGTTAAGGACCTATTTCCTTTTGCTGAACACAGAACTTGTGTTCGACATATGTATCAAAACTTCAGAGGAAAACACAAAAGTCAAAGCTTTGAAAGATTTGGTGTGGAATGCAACAATTGCCAGTAATGAAATATTATTCAAGAAATGT is from Capsicum annuum cultivar UCD-10X-F1 chromosome 5, UCD10Xv1.1, whole genome shotgun sequence and encodes:
- the LOC107870298 gene encoding uncharacterized protein LOC107870298 isoform X2, translating into MEASSFLRKNVGSSMNNFMNLQNGLYPQLLYTFDVDQRDHHEEYPDATKQFESFLSRVKSKDIDLNDGEETDNVAETIDEEDFHDSDYHLSDEDDDFQEVIIVNKNVKKRGRPKIPPGSINVPSSSTIVAPHVVDTESDYVDSNELSEEVESDKNEDMVQEKVTFEEYNEAKH
- the LOC107870298 gene encoding uncharacterized protein LOC107870298 isoform X1, which encodes MVCICKRDDCPFRIYASKLSQDNSIVQIKSINLTHNGGMVFDNPHMTPKYIAKRYLEFFKADPDWSINGIIAMVKQDLSYTISYKKAWKARDQALKWIVGDESLQYGKLLSYRAELLNSNPRSTVVIWRDDEKFQGFYVCFGGLKVAFKSGCRPFVSLDGCWLKENFGGNLLSAVAIDPNDCIFPIAYAVIAQNESKETWSWFLEILGEDLEIRYNHHITFMSDRQKGLIDAVKDLFPFAEHRTCVRHMYQNFRGKHKSQSFERFGVECNNCQ